ATAAAACCTGATTTATTTACTCCACTATTACACCTCATATATAAACACTAAATAACTTGCTTAAATAGTGAGAAGTAAACTGTAATTTGTGACTCGTACATCACCACTGCATCATCAAGGACAGCTCTAGTTCCACATGACTGTTAGATAATCTTTGTTTATAAAGTGTTCCATTGTGCACAAGTTGGTAGAAAATAAGTCACGTCTTGTTGCTCTACAGGGCATGAATTCCCACACTCACAGTTCAGACACTAAAGTAAATTAGCAGACAATGTAGGAATACAGGATGGGAATTAATTCCAGAAACAGCAGTTAGATGTAAGTGACGTTACTGAGATAACGCTGACTGTTTGACTTCTCTGATCTTTGTTTTAAACACCCACACAGTAATAAAGACCCGTCTGCAGACTTTGCAAAAAGGTGAAGGAGAAGACACATACAGAGGAATTATAGACTGCACGAGGTAAGACTGCAGCCCATAATAACACGTTAATATTCATTAAAGAGTCCGGTAACACCTCCTGTCTTTGTCGTTCTTGTGTGCACTCTGCAGGCGCATCATGACGAGAGAAGGTCCATCAGCCTTCCTGAAGGGCGCAACGTGTCGAGCTTTAGTCATCGCTCCTCTCTTCGGCATCGCGCAGGGCGTCTACTTTCTCGGGGTGGGGGAGACGGTGCTGGGTTTGATGGGATAGCGGCGCTCGGCGTTGTGGTTGTGTCGTTTCTGTACAGATAATATGCTGCTTTAATCTGCAGCGAATGAACGACACAACCGAGTTAGAAGGGAAATACGGCCACGATCCCCCTAACCAAAGGAAGAGCAAAGGTCTCCATTATGAAGAGGCTCTTTTCACTAACATGTGGACCGCTGGGTTCACACTAATCTCGGCTCTAGAGGTTTTTACATGCTGTCAGCAGGGTTCTGTAGCTTAAACAAGGTCCTGTTTATGTGCGGCTAATCTGAGGATGAATGTCCCAAGATGCTGTCAGTTTGTTTACCgaaggcaggggtgtcaaagtcatcttagtccaggttccacattcagcccaatctgatcGGAAATGAACccgaccagtaaaatcacagcataataacctataaataacttcgctttgttttagtgcaaaaaaatacagtctgaaaatgttcacatttaaggaattatcttttcacaaaacatcatTAACAACCTgaaaattctgaagaaaaataaataaaatttcagcaacattattcctcagtttatcatttccacattacaacttccagatcacagacagtctacaaaggaacacaacaactGAGTGACagagtattttacttcatgatcgcaatgacaaaattcagacaaaaaaaagatccaaaacaacaaaaacaagacaaaataatacaaaaatgagacacaaaacaacgaaaacaCGAGACacatgacaaaagtcagacaataaaagacaaaatataacaaaaacgagagaaaacagtacaaaaatgagaccaaaaacgacaaaaatgaaacacaagaggacaaaaattagacaaatcgatgataatgagacacaaaacaacaaaaacacgagacaaatgacaaaagtcagacaataaaagacaaaacaacaaaaactagacaaaatatcacaaaaatgagacacaaaatgacaaaagaacaatgtagtattttactttcggATCAAAACAACTgacatggtctagaaattattttgaatttatagttaaataaatttattgtaaattttaattttatagttttactagtttacaatctgcagttaatgtcttctctgtaatttttacactttgagggccggattggaccctctggaggaccacttttggcccacgggcctcaggtttgacacccctgacctGAGGGATAATATTCTGTCTGGTTGTTACTAAGAAGAACgattgcatgttttatttttttgttgttttttgaggCTGCTAACTAAAATGCCTACCAGTCTGAGCTTTTCTTTGGTCTGTGCATCATCCTACGGAAGTGACAAACGGACTTTCTTTAAACCCAATCACTCAGACGTGAACGTCTTCTTTAGAAAAGGAGCTTGACATCCTTCTGCCTGCTCGGTTATGCATTCCTCCCACTCCGTTCTGGAGGTGGGAGCTGTAATCTGGGATCCTGTGCTGGACTGGGAGGCGTTGCCTTTCAGTATCTATAAGGTCATTAGTTAATCTGAAGGTAATGCTTTAATCCCTGTATTAGCATACAATATACCCTCACATACAGCTCACTTCCTGCTTAAAGGCCACACAGGTTAGACGGCTACACCTCTATCTCTTCTCCACAGCCTGCCAGGGTTGACAGGAAACCTTCTGGCTGCTTTTACTGCTTAGTTCCCGTTAAAAATACGTTGCTTCAAACGATGTACGCACAATAACTGAAGGAAATGCAATTAAAGCCTTATCATTGCTAATAGTTTCTAAAGCATCAAACTGTAAGTCTTAAAGGGATTCAGTGGATTGGTGgtgttgaaatgttgttttgGTCCTTGAGTCCAGTTTAGCAACGGCCATTCTAACCGGTAGACCCGTGGAGGAGGTACGGCAGCTCGTCTTGCCAGCTGTTTGTCATCGGGTAGCactaaaaagctgtttttgttttttacatttttaatgcaagACACACTTGGATGTGGTTAGTGGACCTAGGCTACTACATTTTCCTCACCGTAGAGTGAACCTAGCCTGAGTAAACTGTTTGTTTACAAGCTGTAAATAAAGGTAAATCGTACATGTTGATTTCCGTGTGTCTTATACGTTTATTTTATTTGGTTCTTAATGTGTTAATTGCATCCCCATCCACACcctaaacacacactcataacAAGCAAAAGTCATGCTTGTTATACTGTCAGCCTCATTAGTACggaatcacaggagtgccattataaatctgttaaaaaaataaggaaatatttgtgtaactataaagaagaataaaaaaagaattaataaaaaataaatgtcttaaaaataaggaaataaatgtgtaaatatcaacaagaataaaaaagaataaaaaatgtatctgttaaaaataaggaaataaatgtgtatagaggcaaaaataaaaaaatagttaaaaaatatggaaatataaaggtaaattttgtctttgcttttccctttgtttttccctttatatttacacgttaattatttttttatttattcctcttcatatttacacatttattttgctatgttaaaatatatttattcttttatttattcctctttatatttgcacatttccttattattttcacagatttatttatttattattttttatttattccttttatatttacacatttatttctttattttttaacagctggatcttttattatggcactcctgtgactccatacctTGTAAGCTGTCGTCTATAAAAATGTAGACAAAGTATGTGTGAATATCTTTGGTGATGTAATGATGCAGCTTGAAGGAAAACATATTCCCCTTTCAACATAAAGCAGTCCTTTAGGCAAACCCCAGGAGAGATGAAAAAGAGCACATTTAAACTTAATTAAAAGTGTTGAATTATTACCCAGTCCATCAGAGTATAAAAGAGAGAATATGTCCATCACATCCTATCAAGGTTTCTCTGACTGTGACAGGAGCTTCTGCAGACTCTTTCTCCCTGTGGAGATGGTCTGTGGTCACCTTAGACATTCCACCTgagtctcctctgctctcctcagATCCACCGTTAATCCGTGAACTTGCGGTTGGGGTTGGCGCCAAACAAGTTCTCTCTAATTTCAGGCATCATCTGTGAGGGGTGAAGGCCGGACACGAATGAGAACGTAGAAGGAAGTAAAAGCAAAACATATGGGCACAGTACTGACGTAAACTAGTGGAAAAACGCAGATGTTTTAATATCACTTCACTTCTTGTCATGATCATTAACAAATAACAAATCCAACTGTGATATGTGATGTGCTAAAAAACAGGAGTAATGTTTTTCTAGATTGAACATGTTTCCTCTTTGTGGAAAGCTGATAGAAGAGCAACAGCATCAACACATATACTAGTTTACATTCATCTTTGCACATTTCCATCGATTACTGCCGTCTTCACAAAGTCCTTACGTACGAAGATCTGGGCCAAACATTGgtgagaaaacagagaatggtTCAGAGTCTTTAAGTCTGTCCTCAGTTGACCTGAACCTCAACGTTACCTCAAAAAAAACTTGCTGCTACGTCGATGCATGACGCCACATTGGTCTAGTGCTAATGCTTAAAAGAAGGAGGAATGCTTGTGATTGCATGTGAAGCTTTTTTAAACAACATTCCAATATTTTCTACATGCCTGTTTAGTGATAATGTTTTAGGAAAACGGAATAAATTGctcaaaacaaactgaatacaGTTTAGCTTcttacaaaagcaaaacacaaatgattgcAACTAAAACACAATTCATTTTCCTGACTTTCCTGAAAATCAGgatcatttttttcctgaactAACAGGATTACTCCACTGATtattcaaaatgtcaaatatagtaaataaatgtgtagTGAGGCGGTCCGGCCTGAATTGTGTGATTCGTTTTTCTCTTGAAACTCTCCAAACTCCAGTTAGCCTGTGCTGCCCCCCACAGACCAAAAGCAGAAACTGCATTCAGTGACTAAAGgatcataataaataaataaatcatttggatgttggatgtgttatttacctGCTGTGCCATGAGTTCTAGCCTGCTCTCCAGAGTGTTGGAAACCTTGATCTTCCCATTATCGTTATAAACTTCAACACCTCCACAGCtgttagaaaaaaaaggaaacatggaTTATAAAGTCTGTTTAcgtatttcttttctttaaccTCTTCACGTAACGCATTTAAAATGAGAGCATATTAAACCAACTCACATGCCAGAAGGAAGAAAACGTTCCTGGTCGATTCTAACGATGATGTTACTTTTAACGGCCTCTTTGTAAATAGGAATGCTCTTATCAACTGCAGCCTGTCGGGCCATAAAACACAAACGCATCAGTTATCGTGCTTTTCTACACAAACTatcacaataacaacaacaccaTGAACTCCACCTGAACCATTTCTACATCCTGCTGTCGGCAGCGAACGGTGACTTTTGGTTCCAGCAGCTGGTAGAATCCCtgaaaagtgggaaaaaaaaggggagaaattctgaaaacacaaagaaccgACTGAGCAAATCACCCTGCATTCACCCTTTAGTGAAGGTTCTACCTGAAGCACCAGACCTTCCAACAGTTTGGAGTACTGAGCAGGGTCCTTAGCGATTTCTGCAAGTCTGACACGGGCCTCATTTAACAGATCCTGAGATGAGAATTCAGGCAGAAAACAGACTACAGATTAATTTAAAGTCACACACTTTCTGCTCATACATACTGTTCAGATACTGTAGAGTCTGACTCAGTTTTGTGTAAATATTTATCTATGGTGAGAAGTTAATCTAATTTTTCTAGGATTTGAGGAGcataaatgaacatttattcACTTCCACTATGCTGGGGACCGAACGAAAATGTACTGAATTTTAATAAAGGGGTGTTCAAgacaaaacatgcacacacatgcacattacagacacacaaacctaATCAAAACAACTTAATTATAATTGCAAATAAAGTAcacatatatttaaatatacTGAATTTATATGCATGATGTTTCTGCATAATAACCAggtgtaaactaaccgtgacatcacccattggtttcaacgccgagaaaatgaagcctggattttgctacttcctggtcgccattttggattttttggagccagtgacgtaaaaagcgtcatcaaacagactggaccggagagcaactaggggcaggattggctgaggactctcttatcccgcccacattttaccacagaggcttctgttgctgtctatcaagtatagccacgccccctggctccgccaactttaacgatttatttaaaattcagtattgatttattttaagatcggccacctgatctctcattttgaccatgaaaactaacggggaaaaaatcctgagctgtagaacatcagtctatcaaattttattttttccaaaaatgaattgaggtctatggagaaaaagctttttggagccagccctagcggacggagtgatattgcaagtttttgacacttccgggtgggcttcaattggagccagatgctacgtccatctttatatacagtctatgataaTAACCAACACGTGACATTTAAATTTGTGTATGACGTGTTCGCTGATCTCTCACCGTAATCATGTCGTCTCGGGCCTTCAGCACCTTCAGCCTCGCTTGGTTCATCAGGTTGGACATCTGGCTGTGAGAAGTGCAATATTATAGTTATTATAATGATCAACTTCAGTcatttttcaaccaaaaacagCTAAAGCTAGAGTGCAGGGCTTTTATATCTAAACTAACACTGAGTTTACACAATGCTGATTGATGCCGCGCAAATCTCTCtgtgttttgaagcatttggtaGCATGAGAACGAGGAGATGGGATAGATCACCATCACCGTTGTGTCTCCGTTCATGTTGTAGATCCATCAACATATATACACCCACAGGAACTCAGTGGAGACACAGCACCAGCCTGGAATGAAAGAACTtcaacttttttccattttaaatgatcaacaattaaatgttttttctctgcTGGATCCATTCAGTCGTTATAATCTCATCTAAACTATTCTGTCTGAGCCTTCACCACGTCTATGACTGCCGGAGCTCCACCTCTAGAGACGCTGAGTTCTAGAAATGACCAGAGGTGGTTTCCAAGGGCGAAAATATGAAACCTTCCAGTTCCGAAAAGATGAAATCGTCCAAATTCAGCCAAAACACTTTACAGGACCTACTGTCAAATCccaaataacaaacaaacaaacggtATAAATCTGAGACAGTGGATctgaaacgagacaaaacatttgataattttataatacaAAAACTGTGTGACGCTACAGAGCTTTGGTCAGATATTTAAGTAGGAAATGTGGAGCGTTAAGACGACTGAGGAGCTTATTACTGGGAGTCCACAGTGTTGGAATATTTAAATAAAGCAGGGTTAGGGTCAGGCAGCAATAAAGCATGCTGCTGGAAAAACCTAAAAAGCGTCCGAGAAAAGTTTCTGACGTTCCAAATAAAAAAGTTGAAGTATTACAGACTAAAACAGAAAGTGATTAAGGTGGAGGAAGAACAGATTGGTGTGgcttttctgaaagaaaagactGAGAAAAGATGAGGATGCCGCCTCAGACAGGCTGAGAGTTGTAAATTATTTGGAGTAGGCTATTGCTTTTATGTGACAGTTTGTGTAATTACAATCACTGTCAGAAGGGGGAGACAGAAACTCCACTCTGCAGGCTTAAACTGTGACAGATGTTCTGATTCCTGCTTTTCAAATACCAGGATTTCCTGCTTTTCTTTACCAAATATTACTGCAAACTGAACAGATTTGTGTTTTGGGCTTTTGGTCAAATAAAATACAGCATATGAAGCTGTTTCACAGATTAAAGAAACGCATAATATCAGTAAACAACACCCCAAGTAGTTTGTTTCATGTCTAGAAAGCATTACGTTTATCCAAGCAGCTTGTATTTTAGTTCATCCACTCAGTCCATCTTTAGCTGCGATATATTCAGAACCTCAGTGAATCTCCTCGTATGTATGCTGAATGTGCGacccttctttctctgtgaaTGCGAGTTAGTCTCTATTTAGCTAATCTAAGCCAAGTAAATACGAGTCAAAGGAAGTGAAACAATAATTTTATGTAAATTATAAACACGTTGAGTTACCTGCTCTACATAAACACTGAGTTCTTTCTTTATACAACTGAGAAGAACATGATAATTTTAAAGCTGTACAACAAAAAGGAAGTCGATTATTATCATTTACAAGCACTTCAGGCTCCTGCGTAAAGATGTACAGACAATTTCCCATGACAAACACTTACAT
This window of the Acanthochromis polyacanthus isolate Apoly-LR-REF ecotype Palm Island chromosome 8, KAUST_Apoly_ChrSc, whole genome shotgun sequence genome carries:
- the atp6v1e1a gene encoding V-type proton ATPase subunit E 1a is translated as MALTDADVQKQIKHMMAFIEQEASEKVEEIDAKAEEEFNIEKGRLVQTQRVKIMEYYEKKEKQIEQHKKIQMSNLMNQARLKVLKARDDMITDLLNEARVRLAEIAKDPAQYSKLLEGLVLQGFYQLLEPKVTVRCRQQDVEMVQAAVDKSIPIYKEAVKSNIIVRIDQERFLPSGICGGVEVYNDNGKIKVSNTLESRLELMAQQMMPEIRENLFGANPNRKFTD